TCTGCTGGAAGGCGCGCAGGCATTCGTCGTCCATGCCGACGCCGCGCGGATAGTCGATGAGCTGATCGCCCGCCTCGACCAGCAGCGTACGGATGCCGCAGAGGCCGAGCTGATTGGCGAGGGTGAGCCCGACGGGCCCGGCACCGACGATCAGTACGTCGACCGGGTCGACGGGCTCGTCCGGCTGGGCTGGTCTCCGGCTCGGCGCGGAGTGGGGGTGGGACATACGCGACTCCCTTGTCGTAACAGGGCCGACCCGATGTGTTCATTTAACGGTCATGGCCGTGCGTTATTCGCATCGTCGAGGGTGTGAGGTGGCGCTGTCAAGACCCTCCCGGCGGGGAAGCGGTATGAGAAAGACCCCCCGCGCTACTGCGCGAGGGGCCGAGGCCGATCGGGAACGAGCAGGTCAGGCGTTTACGGAGATCTCCTTGGCGGCCGCCACCATGCCCGGGACCGAGGCGCGCGCCACGTCCTCGCGGGTGGTGATCAGATTCACGCACAGCTGCATCGCCGGATCGGCCAGCCGCAGCGGTACGGCGACCCCGAAGGCTCCCGGCTCCACCTGCCCGAACGTCGTCGCGTACCCCCGCTCGCGCACTTCCACCAGCTCCGCCGGATCATCCGCCGACGGCGCCCGGAACGAGGCCAGCGCCAGACCGGCCGCGCCGACCCCGATGGGGTTGCGGCTGCCGACCCGGTAGGAGAGGTGATAGTCGACCGACTGCGGCTCCACCACCGCGACCGCCACCGCGTCGTCGCCCTCCGCAGCGATCAGCGCCACCGTGGCCCCGAGCTCGTCGGCGGTCCGCCGCAGCACCGGAAGCGCGGCCTCCCTGATCCCGGCCGCATAACCGCGCGCCAGCGCCGCCGTACCCGAACCCGCCCGGTAGCGTCCGTCCGTCCCCCGGAACACCAGCCGGAACTCCGCCAGGGTGGTGAGAATGCGGTACGCGATGGTGCGGTGCACGCCCAGCCGGTCCGCCACATCCTGCACCGCGAGCCCCTGCGGCGTCCCGGCCACAAGACCGAGCGCGGAGAGGCCCCTGGCCAGGGTCTGGGATCCGCTGGGGCGGGGCGACGTCTTCTCGGGAACCGGCTTCTCGCTCACCGGGCAATCCTAAGGGCCTTTCGTTTGGATCTTGCTGGGCTCGCGTGCCCCGGCGAGATCCAAACGAAAGGCCCTTAGGGGGAGTCGGACGGGCCCCGGCCTCCGGGTGCATGCCCTTCCCGACGGGCCCGCGGATTCGTACACCTGGACGTCCCCCCTCCGCACGGGGGAACGCGTACCGGCGTCCCTTTCACGAAGGCGTATAAAGGGTTCCTCCGGACCAGCCGGCGTCCCCCGAACGGCACTCACAC
This sequence is a window from Streptomyces sp. NBC_01217. Protein-coding genes within it:
- a CDS encoding IclR family transcriptional regulator, encoding MSEKPVPEKTSPRPSGSQTLARGLSALGLVAGTPQGLAVQDVADRLGVHRTIAYRILTTLAEFRLVFRGTDGRYRAGSGTAALARGYAAGIREAALPVLRRTADELGATVALIAAEGDDAVAVAVVEPQSVDYHLSYRVGSRNPIGVGAAGLALASFRAPSADDPAELVEVRERGYATTFGQVEPGAFGVAVPLRLADPAMQLCVNLITTREDVARASVPGMVAAAKEISVNA